From the Colius striatus isolate bColStr4 chromosome 6, bColStr4.1.hap1, whole genome shotgun sequence genome, the window GCAGAAGAGGAAGTTTAAGGGAGGGGCAGTTGGGACAGAGGAACAATACATACACAGACACTTTCACAGctgccttttgctttctgtgagatccctctgggagaaaaaaaacccaaccttcAGCTACGTTTCAGTTAAAAGAGGCAAATCAGTTTCAACGCAGTCCATGCAGAAAACAGGCAATTTGAACTCCTGCCCCTGCTTTTGGGAGGAGCAGCGAATGGCAGCAGTGAGGATGctctctcagctctgctcctcaccctaaATTACTCTGACCCCAATGCTCCATGATGAGGATCCTCATCATCACATGGCTGCAGGTGGAAGCtctatcacagaatcccagaatcccTGACTGGGTGAGAAGGgccctctagagctcatccagcccaaccccctgctaaagcagggtcCCTtgaatcagggggcacagcaatgtgtccaggtgagtatgagaacctctggagaaggagactccaaatccttcctgggcagcctgtgctccttcacctcaacatCAAACAAATTtatcctcctgttccagtggcacttcctgtgctccagcttgtgcccattaccccttgtcctgtcgctggccaccacagaaaagtgtgtcaccccatcctccttacatccaccctttaggtacttgtaggCATTGATGAGGTTGTTCCTGAGtcttctccagtctgaacagccccaggtcccacagcatttcctcccaagatgttccagtcccctcagcatcttggtagccctaaAGCCTCCAAACTGATAGCCTCCCCGAGTCCAAACAGTCTGGGAAACCCTGGGCTGTGCCTATCTGGATATTAAATTATATACGTGGATTTTATGGCATCAAAAGGGACATTTTTAATGAAGTGCTCACAATTCCAAATAGGGaaagtaaaaacattttcaacaCTTCATGAGTTTTGGTAAATGATATCAAATGGGTTGAGTTAAATACTGAGGGCAGTAAAAATTACTGAACACAGATAATGTTACTCGGGCTGAAATCTATCAGATTACAAAACATTTCatgacaggttttgaaaacgaGCATGTGCTTTTGAGATCACAAGTTGTCAGTGTTCCCTTCCCACTCCTACCAttcagggattctgtgattcggAGTGAGCATTCGtgcagtggggagagcagcttTAGCCTCTGGGACAGAAGATAGGTTTTCCAGGTCACCAGGAGTGGTAGAGCTGTGCCCCTCAGGCACCGCTGGCTCTACAGCTCTGTCCCAGCTCCCAGAAGCTTCGCTGCCTGCGGCACGGGGGTGTGGCTCTGAAGGAGCGATTACATTTTATGCTGTGCTTGCAAAGAAGGAGTAACATGTAAAATGGGATTAAGTCTTAACATGACCTCATATCCAAGCTAGTCCTGGACCACCTACTAatgtcagtgaagaaattctaagtattattatcattaaaaaaatgcacagaacttcaaaagcaaagcaaaccacagAAACTGTTCTGGCAATGATCAGAGTGAGCTGCACGCCCTGGAAGCCAGAGTGTAACTAACTCTATTTTCACTGTCTCCCACTGGCCCCAAGGTAATTCCCAAATTTTTGAATGGGCTGACATGGCCTCCGCTCAGCTTCATCCCCAgggcagctgcttttctgtgagaGAAGAGGGGATACTGAGCGTGGGAAGAGCTTCCCAAGCAGCCAGGGAAATCTCAAAGGCAAACCTGCAACAGAAATACATCTATATTGGAAATTACTTCAGAtagaagcaaacaaaagcaaaggagaTTTGTGCTCTCTTCACTCAAGAGAGACCCCCACTGAATTCAGTGCTGCCTGGGGTGCAGGAGCCACCACAAGCATCATTTGAATACCCTCCAAGGCAGCTCTTGGAAACTGTGAACTTGGTCCTCCCTTCAGGTAGCAGGGCTCGGAGTGAACATCCCAGTGTCAATGAACTTGAGCTGGGAGTAGCAACAACCCCCTACCCTACACACTTCCTTAGATTCCAGTGAAAGCAGAAATCTGGAGGAGGCATTCTGAATTTAATCAGGgagacacacagaaacacaggacTGAATGAAGCGCATTCAAATTACAGCATGCTCTAGATATTTTGTTCCTGCTTTTTTCCTAAGCTAGTGTTATCAGCTAAGCATATGAGTCTCCACAGAGTTGAAAGCCAGACCTCCTGTCTCACATCCGGGACAGACAGCAGGCTGCCAGCCCCACTCCCCAACGCTTTCCAGGGCTCTGGGATCTATGCAGCAGCACACACCTGACCCAGGCACCAGCACATCCAGCCTGTAAGCATACAGCTCACCAAAAGCCTGTGGAAAACAATGGAATTTCAGTGCATCCTTAAGTGGTGTTGTGTAGAGTTGGGCCTGAAGGTCAACAGCCTTATTCCCATATGGGTTGTGCAGATAATTCCTTGAGTCTCAGTAAAGTGCTGCTCAGCCACTGGCCACACACACTGAAGAATCACAAACGCCAGTTCCTAAAGCCCTCTTGTTCTCAAATAGGCAACTGTCTTCTTAGCCTCTCTGCGTATTGTAACTCAAAGGAAACATCACTGGAGGAGAGTTAGACAAGTGCCTGTGAGTTTTTCAGCTTCACCCCTAGGTACTGCAGGAGCTGTCAAACATCTGGCAGCTCACACAGCTCGAGTGGCATGCAAAAGTGTTCCAGACCACCGACCTACAACTATACCATTTTTGAATACATAACCTATGCAGAACTTGAGGTAGCTACCAGTCACCAAGGAGAAAATGGTGGATCTTCCCAGAAGGTGCAATTATCTGGGCTCTGCCTCTAAAGACATTGCATGAGAGATGTATTTCCCATTAGTCATCAAAACCACAGTTGTGCCATACTCACAGAAGTActtaaacagaaatgaaacccTTGATATTTGTGGCACAGCAGTTTGCTCTTCACAGTGGTTTGAAATTTATGCCAGCagtttattatttaaatgtattttcattagATGAAGGAGAAAGAGCTGCTGTACTGGAGTTACAAAGTCGCTGGAGAAGAATTAGGAATTACACAGCTAAATTGCATATTATCATGTAAATGGCAGAGGAATGTCACATGGGATTCTGTGCATTGTTCGAGAGATAAATGTGGTGAACTATAAATACAAGTTCAATAGAGAGTTGAATGAAAGCTCAGTCCAGGAGGCTGCTGCtatgttttaaaacagataCCCATACACACGGTTgcaatattattaaaataagagCCAGGTAATCAACCACTGATTTTAAGTTGTTTGTAAAACTGTTGTCTtgtcctattaaaaaaaaataaacaaaaaaaactgtAATGGCCAAGGAAACTTGTCTTTATGTGAAGTTTAATCTAAATAAAGGAATATTAAGAGCCCAAAGACCTCCTGCTGTACAAAAGCACAGCCCCCAGAGTTCAGGGGGAGGTGATGCTGGAGACAGCCCTCACTTCCTTGGCAGCCCCTTGTGTAGCAGCCCCTGAGCATGCTGCTATCCTCACCGAGGTACCTGGCCAGATGTAGAAGAGATTATGCTGCTTTTTGATTACAGCAGGATATATACCCACATTTGGGGTTTAAAGAGGATTactttgttttttgtctttattctgGCTGTATTTTGAGCCACCCAATGGCCTTTTCTAGGAATGCTGGGCCATGTAACAAAGGAACCAAGAGattcaagtattttattttatacacCCACTGCTAACACTTTGTCTTATCATGAACAGAAgttttgtatgaaaaaaaacccataccgACTATTTCAGCAAGATTAAAAAGCTTTCCTGTTCCTCAATTCTGCCTCAACCCTCCTTGTAAATATAACCAAAACAGGATAAGAGGACTGAGGAAAGGCATAAGCAGTCACCACCTCAGGAGAGGCTTCTGGTCGGGTGGCACCTGCTACTCTGTGTAGGAAGGGGTCAGTGCCATCACCCATCCCAGCACCTGCAGAGGTTGGCAGCAATTGAGCTCACACCATCTGTATCAGTTTGTTGAGAATaactgcctcagtttctcccaTGCTCCCCGAGGCAGCTCATttcaggctttaaaaaaacaccacaactTTACTCAGCTAAACTATGCAATACTGGCCTTATTTTACCATCTCACAGAGCTTTTGCCCTTTCAGTAACACAACAGCTaggaaaacaggagagaaaagggaagTTATCTGAGGGCTCAATTCCCTTTGTTTGCTTTGGAGGGAAGGAGGCAAAGTTTGCTCAATTTGGAGAAGTGACAAGCTGCAGAGAGGTGGTCACGTCGCCAGTCCCAAGAAGATGTACGTTGTCCTGTCAACGCCCAGGCAAACACTCAGAATGAGGGTGGCAAAACATTAACACACTTTACTCAAATACCAGTTTCTTTAGTATGTTACAGAAAAGTTTATGAACATATAGGATGTACATAAAAGGTagactttgtaaaaaaaaaaggtcttcttttataaaaaaattaaaaagtcaaagTAAAGTgcatgaaacagtttttcctccaCTTTAACTATTGTGTCAAAGTCTCAGCATGTcacaatgtttttaaaactggAGAGATCCTCCTGTGTCTCCTGTGAGTCAGTTACCTCACTGGTCAGAAGAAACGGCGATGGTGATGGTTACAAACAAATGCTTAGGGATCAAATCAGTTTAACCAGATGCATCCACAAAAAAATCTAAGAGCTAACAGAATAGGGGCTTCCTATATACTTCTCATCCACAAGATTTAACAACCAGCAGAAAGGTTCACTCTCAGAAGAAAATCGGTAAGAAGGAAGCTTCATAAATAGGGTAGTTTTGCTAGTTAGGGGCTCCCCTACTGTGCCATCAGTTCTTGGTCTATGAATACCAACATTCGTACTTAAATATGGTGttgaaaaaggaagaacataccaaaaaaatgtttctgcctGCCTCCTTTAGAAGGAAAATGTAGTCGACCGCAGTCCAGACAAAGCCAACTGCTTCCCTGCAGGGTCCCTGTGAGGGCGAGCACGGCACGAGAGTTAAGGAGAGCACTCGGGGATACAGAATCCTCGTGGTTTTCCCATCCCGCAGGGAGACGCGGCGCCAATTACGCGCTTGGATTTTCAGAGATCTTGAGAAAGGCGTTAACCGCTTCTCTCGGCAGCCCCACGACGTGACCGGCCGCTCCTGCCAGACCACCCCCCTTCCCCGGTTCCCACCGCCGGCAGCCACGGGGCACCGAGCAGGGTCCGTCCCATcgccggcggccgcggggctcgCCGGTCGCGCTCCCGCGGCCCCGGTTGCCGCTCGCCCCGCAGACTCATCGCGCGGCGGCCTGCGCGCGGCAGTGGGCGATGTGCCGGTACACGAAATCGACgcgggcctgcagcagctcgGCCTGCCGCTCCGAGAGGAAGCCAAGGCGCGGCCAGAGTGGCTCCCGCGCCCGGTACCGGCGGCGGAGCTCTGCGGCGGCGCTGCGGCGGCGGTGGAGCTCGGCCACGCGCCGCGCCGTGCCCTCGCGGAAGACGCAGACGGACCGGAGCAGCGGCTCGTTGTAGGGGTCCCACATGGCGAGGAGGCGGTAGCCGTGCACCAGTCCCGCCTCGTTGTCCAGGAAGACAAGCCCGCCGTCCGGGGCGCGGAGCAGGTTGCTGGTGGCGCGGCGCATCACCCGCGGGTCCCACTGCAGGCTGAAAAGGTTGCTGACCAGGCGGTCGAAGTTGGCCGTCAGGTAGTCGAAGAGGATCAGGTCACTCCACTGCACCAGCTCCACCAGCTGCGCGGGAGGCAGCGCGCCCAGCTCCCCCGGCGACAGCGGCTGCAGCCGCTGCCCGGCGCCTGCCTCGGCGCCCCAGGGCGCGGGGGCCACCACGGCCGTGAGGTTGTCCACCCAGCGCGTCAGGCTGACCACCGCGCCCTCGGCCCAGTGTGAGCCGCGCAGCTCCTCCCGCACCGGCTCCCACTGCCGCCCGCGGGCCTCTACCAGCGCCAGGGCCAGCGGCGGCAGCCGCTCCTGCATGCCCAGCACGCCGGCCAGGTGGTAGGAGAGAGCCTCGCCCTGGATCTGCTCCGGGCTGATGCCGTAGCGGACGCAGGCGCGGCTCCCGTCCGACAGCCGCGCCAGCCGGTTGGAGCTgcgcccgcagccgccccgCTCCAGCGAGGCCACGCGTGCGGCGCGGGCGGCCGTCAGCCACGCTGCCGCCTCCTCCGCCGCGAACCCCGGCGGCACCTGCGCCTCCAGATCGCGGCTCCAGAAGATGCCTCGCTCCACCGGCGAGGACGCGGTGACCGGCGGCGGCGTTGTGGAGGCGGCGTTGACGAACCGCCTCTCGCCGCCCCTCTCCTCCCGGCCCTCAGCCGCCGGCACCGCCAGCAGCGCACGGAAAGTTTTCTGCCCGCCGCCGGGGTGGCCCCGCGCCGCCAGTTCCGGCGCCTCCCGCCGCAGGAGCACGGTCCAGAGCCCCGGCACGGCGCCCAGCAGAAGCAGCCCCAGCATGGGCAGGGCGCCCGGCGCCGCCTGCCTCGCCCGTTTCATCCTCCCGCCGCTTCACGCTGCTGCCGCGGGACGCGGCGCCGGTGCAGCCCCGCCGTTCGGCCGCTCGGCGCGGCGGTGGCGCATGGTCGTGGGCCGCACCGGGCCGGGCGTCGGAGCGACGGTCCCGGCGCAACCCCGCGCCGTGTGCGCCCTGCTCGGCTTGGCCGGCGGCGGGGAACGGGCGCCGCACCACGTGGGGGACCGGGGGAGGCGCGCCCGGCCCACCCCGTCCCCCGGCGTGGTCCTCTGCTTAAAGCGGCGATGCCCCGGCGCAGGGGAGGGTCCACCCGCGGCGGGACGCCCGTCATGGAGGCGGAAGGGGTGGGGGGTCGCGGCGGTGTCGCGGGACCCCCTGGCGGCCGCCCGCGAGGGGACAGTGCTGCCGCGGGGACACGGGGGTCCGCCGTGGCCGCCCCACTCAGCCGACAACACAAAGGAGGCGCCGCGCTTGGCCGGGAAGGGAGGCGGCGCCCGCACTTGGGGCCCTCCTCCGCTCTGGTGCACAGCCCCCGCGGAGCCTCCGGGCGCGACCGCGTCGCCCCCCGCCCACGCGCGCTCGCAGGGTCGCGCCGCGGTCACTGGAGGATGGGGACCCCCCGCGCTGGGCGCGGGAGTGACGCCCGGGGACGGGGGCGGTCGCATAACGCGATGGCCCGGAGCCTCGGCGCCGCGCAGCCCACGGCAATTCTGGCGTGCGGACGGATAGGCGTGGGGGTCCGCACAGCGCTAGGGCTCGCCATGGGACAGGGCCGGATCCGGACGCGGGCGGGAGGGCTTCCGGAGCGCCACCTTTCAGGCTCCCGCTGCGGCGAGTCGGCCAGTGCGGAGAACGGTGCACGGAGGAGCCGCCGTTCGCTGCGTCCCATaccggcgggcgcggggccaGGGCAGCTTATCCTGGCACTTTAATCCCCCGAAGGGAAGCCTCAGGCCCGCGGCGCCGGCGGGCGGGCGCGGCCCCGGCCTACTGGGAGTCCTGCCCGAGGGAGCAGCGGACAGCACTCAATGAGTTTTGTCTCTTTAGCCTCCTGAGGGTGTACCCGGAGGACGATAACAGCAGATCTGGCTGTTCCACCGTTTCCAGTGTCCTGCTTTCCCAAGGGAGCCCAGCTttgctgtgcctgtgctttgcTGGAGACCGCTCTTGGGAAGAACTCGTTTGAGAGCGAGTGAAGCACTAGGTGAAGCACTTCTCGCTTCCTCGGTGCTGTGGCTGTTGTCCAAACCAATTACGGGAGTTGGATCTGCAAAACAAACCCACCACGTACAGAATGGCAAAAGAACCAAGAAATCCCTTTCTCCTCAACTCCTCCTGAGGTACCACAGCAACTCTTGAGTTTTCCACCTTCAGTGCAATCATCTAAGTGTGATGGATGGATAGCGGTTcattattaaaatgaagaaagaggGAGTCCTCTCCATCCCAGGAGTTTGTTAAAACATTCAAAGTCTCCCAATCCccctaaataataaaaaatggggggggggggggggaaagggcaAAAAAAGGCAACGGCTGAATTCCGCCTCTCTTGCCCCAAATGCCCCGGTCAACGTTCCTGAGGCGCCCTCGCACCGTGGCGGCGCTTCCCGGCCCACGGGTGTCCGGGCGTGCCCTGCCCCGGAGCGAACCTCCCCTCGCCCGCCGGGCGCCACGCGGCCGCGTCGCACGAGCTCCGCCCGCCGGTCTCGCGGTCGCGCTgcagccgccccccgccccaaGCCGGGCCCAGGCCCGGGCCCACTCACCCAAACGGCGCCGGTGCCTCTGCGAAGGGCGGGACGTTGGCGTTGTACCGAGGGCGGCGGCGTACCGGGGTCAGTGtgctgggccgggccgggggcggtATGCCGGGCTGGGGGCGGTATGCTGGGCCGGGGGCGTTGGGGCCCGTGCGCGAGATGACAGAACCGCTCGGGCGGGAAAAGACTTTTCAAACCAGCGAGTCCAACTGTTTCCCCAGCACttccacagccaccactgaaccatgtccgtcagctacacggctttgggatccctccaggtaTGGGGACTGCACCAcggccctgggcagctgtttcctcttgtcctgtcactcgttacttgggagcagagaccaacacCTACCTCccatccccccaccccctccgcTGCTTTCCCCACCACGGGCCACAGCCTCCCGTCAAGGAGTTGCCAttagtgagaaggtctcccctcagactTCTGACCTGGTATTTTTAAGACCAGAGGATTGGCAAAGGGTTAAATGTCAGCCAAGCCGATTTACAGCATGTTAGACATTCCTGATACTGAGATCACTGATATATTTGGGTCAATCAAATGTCTTGTTACTGTTTTACAGACATTGCCATGAGCAGTGTGGATACACAAGGGAACAGTCACCAGTCTCCTCAGTCCTGTGCTGGGGAAGAGTGAGATGACCCAGGATCTGAGCAagaaaaaacatcacaaaataaTTTCCGGCTTCCCTGCATTGTTTCTTATATTGATTTTAGCTGCCTGACAAAGCTGGGCTCACAGAGCACCTAGCTGCCAGTGTCACGTCAGCTTTAGCCTCATGAGGGTTTGATTCTCCTCGCCCCCTCCTGCGCCCCAGtctgcagcttcccagcacTGTGAGGGAGCTGTTGGCCTGGCTGCAGCCATTCCCCACATCAAAGGTAGCAGAAATCAGGACTGAACAGAGACCTTGGGGTTTCTCTCCTGCAATTAATGTTATTTCCCACTTCAGTCAAGGACCAAATGAGCTTTGAAGGATTAGGATAGTTGGGGAGCAGATGGGCTTCCCTTCTCAAGACCCAGCTTGCCCatgctgggctggagcagccctgTGTCTGCTGACACCCACTGCTGGGCATGGCACTGAGCCTCCGCAGTACCAGAGCCCCAAGCCCCCAGCTGCTCCAAAGTGCTCTGAGACCCCACTGTGTCCTCCGAGGTGGGAGAGAGCCTTCTCCCTGGCTGAGCTGATGGAGGAAGTTACTTCCATGGAAGTTAATTTTCCAACACAGACCTTTTGGACAACCAAGTTTAGCCCCACCAGCCCAGAGAGAGAAATTTCTCTCCACTGAGCACTGACACACTTTCTGTTCACTTTTGAGTTTGGTATGTATCTGGTGCCAAGTCACTCACCTCAGAGCCATGTTGATGGGTCTGGCGGCTGCCACAGGAACCTGGATGGTGAGAAGTTCCTTCCATGGAGATGTCAGAGGAGGGACATGACACACATATGGAGCTATTGCCTTGTGGTGGTCTGTCTCAGCAGCACAACATATGAAGTTCTCCACTTGCAGTTCAGCATGGGGTGGGAATTGGGGCTTCTTACTCCAGTCCAGCATAACTTTTCTAGGCTTCACCATCCTAAGAGTTTTTATACAGCATGTTCACAACTTGAGCAGCTCTATCTATGCTCCTTCCTATTCATCCATCAGGTTACTAAACACCACTATTTCTATCCAGCATTTCCATAGCTGTCCCTGAGCATCTCGTTCCCACCCCTCTGTAATAGCTTTGGCTTCTGGCAGGGAGTTGGTGCCAATGAGCAGCCACTTTTTAAAGGCACCACCTGAGATTGCTGTCAGAGAGGATCACGGAGCACACTGGGGCTGTGAAAGCTGATGCAGATAGGCTGTAGGAAACCGATGACCCTGCTTCCTCAGTGCTGCATGTGCCTGTGCCTCTATGCTCCCTTGCCTTGTGTTTTGAGCCATGAGACCAGTAATCATGTGGGTCTCAGGGACCTTCCATCACAGTGGTATGGGCTCAAAAcaccccagcaccctgtcctgGCTGGGTTACAGCACTCCTGCTGATGACAGCTTCCTCCTGACACAGCCTCCTGAGGGCATCATGTGCTGCCTAAACCTGATGCCCCTGGGAGGAAGGGCAGCTCTTGAACACAGCCCCTCATTGTGTGGCCTGTTTCACTCTTCCCTCTGTGAGAAGGTGACTCAGAGGAGCTGGCTCAGGCAGGACAGCTGTGGCTGCAAGACTGGCTAGTAGAGATGCAGTTACCATTGAAACAATGCTCCTGCCAATACAACTTCTTTCTCTTAGGGAAGGGTGGGGAATAAACTATACTGGCAAAAAATTGATCTGCCAAAATGCTATGTTTAGTGCCACTGTAAGTTCTTTCTACATTAGGAATGCTTTGTGCAAATGTATCAGTCATGCGGCCTGTGCATATGCCTCGTGAGGGCTCTGTCAAGGTGAATCTGTTTCTCAACCTAAAAAAAGCATCCATCATGATGAGACATTCCAGCATCTGAAGGGAAAAGTTTGTTGCTGGTTGTGATTGGAGGGGGACACGCCGAGGAAGCTGAGATGCTCTGCATTTCATAGCAGGGAGGTAAACATTGAAGATCTTGCCCTGCAGGTTTGTCAGCAATTTCTGCAAGTATTTACAAACTCATCTCAGCCTGAAATAGAGACATCTGGAAGGTCTTCTAATGCTTTGACTCCATAGTTGGCTTGGCAGAAAAGCTCCCAGACAGATGGGACTCTCCGTGAGTTCCTTTGGTAATCTGAAGCACCATGTAGAATATGAAGCTGGGTGATTTCTATGTGTAGAATGGACCCTGTCTCCCCTACACTCTG encodes:
- the FJX1 gene encoding four-jointed box protein 1 — protein: MKRARQAAPGALPMLGLLLLGAVPGLWTVLLRREAPELAARGHPGGGQKTFRALLAVPAAEGREERGGERRFVNAASTTPPPVTASSPVERGIFWSRDLEAQVPPGFAAEEAAAWLTAARAARVASLERGGCGRSSNRLARLSDGSRACVRYGISPEQIQGEALSYHLAGVLGMQERLPPLALALVEARGRQWEPVREELRGSHWAEGAVVSLTRWVDNLTAVVAPAPWGAEAGAGQRLQPLSPGELGALPPAQLVELVQWSDLILFDYLTANFDRLVSNLFSLQWDPRVMRRATSNLLRAPDGGLVFLDNEAGLVHGYRLLAMWDPYNEPLLRSVCVFREGTARRVAELHRRRSAAAELRRRYRAREPLWPRLGFLSERQAELLQARVDFVYRHIAHCRAQAAAR